One genomic segment of Paenibacillus sp. FSL H8-0332 includes these proteins:
- a CDS encoding glycosyltransferase family 2 protein gives MNQNRTRVLLGSPIHQKPAILEQFLNSLLRLNLKDIDLDFYLIDDNPDEAASQLLQQFARNGRSVFLQSSGYHDDYIRDEHTHVWHSNLVWKVAGFKNLMIRRAEAFGYDYLFLIDSDLILHPDTLLHLIGTGKDIISEIFWTQWQPNTMLQPQVWMHDEYNQWEIHPGEQLSPEEIQRRFHAFLLKMQQPGIYEVGGLGACTLISSSALSSGISYDRVRNISYWGEDRHFCIRAASLGLPLFVDTHFPALHLYRDSDLDLVAEFIRHTSGAEAASIVEAKDEAGSHSGAAGARSEAEPDGSGEAPAVEDSDTDLPGQAETAPAPADKRVQEAAAQWDVLWTEAEARQRLSKEPPAALASRRPKLTLTMIVKNEGTRFLRQVLEEHRKYIDEAVIIDDASTDNTADICREALEGIPLHLIHNPVSRFHNESELRKQQWEAVVKTRPEWILNLDGDELFESCFPEEVDSLLRTADCDLFCFRLYDFWDEASYREDMYWKAHQSYRPFLLRYREDFTYAWNDLPQHCGRLPENIFELSHQLSNLRLKHLGWSKPEFRLEKYLRYMLLDPDAEYGWKEQYQSILDPKPRLVPWSE, from the coding sequence ATGAATCAGAATAGAACCCGGGTTCTGCTGGGCAGCCCAATCCATCAGAAACCGGCGATCCTGGAGCAATTCCTGAACTCTCTGCTGCGTCTGAACCTGAAGGATATCGATCTTGATTTCTATCTGATTGACGATAACCCGGATGAAGCCGCAAGCCAGCTGCTGCAGCAGTTCGCCCGGAACGGCAGATCCGTCTTCCTGCAATCCTCCGGCTACCATGATGACTATATCCGAGATGAGCATACTCATGTCTGGCATTCCAATCTGGTCTGGAAGGTGGCCGGATTCAAGAACCTGATGATCCGGCGGGCGGAGGCCTTCGGCTATGACTACCTGTTCCTGATTGATTCCGACCTCATTCTGCACCCGGATACGCTCCTGCATCTGATCGGTACAGGCAAGGATATTATCTCCGAGATTTTCTGGACACAGTGGCAGCCGAATACAATGCTGCAGCCGCAGGTATGGATGCATGACGAATACAACCAGTGGGAGATTCATCCGGGAGAGCAGCTCTCGCCGGAGGAGATTCAGCGCCGTTTCCATGCTTTTTTGCTGAAGATGCAGCAGCCTGGAATCTATGAGGTTGGCGGACTTGGCGCCTGCACGCTGATCAGCAGCTCAGCCCTCAGCTCCGGGATCAGCTACGACCGGGTCCGTAATATCTCCTACTGGGGAGAGGACCGTCATTTCTGCATCCGTGCAGCGTCCCTCGGCCTTCCGCTCTTCGTGGATACCCATTTCCCTGCGCTGCACCTCTACAGAGACAGTGATCTGGATCTGGTCGCGGAGTTCATCCGGCACACCTCGGGCGCGGAAGCAGCCTCTATAGTAGAAGCGAAGGATGAAGCTGGCAGTCATTCAGGAGCAGCCGGGGCCAGGAGTGAAGCAGAACCTGACGGCTCAGGTGAAGCGCCGGCCGTTGAAGACAGCGACACTGATCTGCCGGGCCAGGCAGAGACGGCTCCGGCTCCCGCTGACAAAAGAGTACAGGAGGCAGCAGCACAGTGGGATGTGCTGTGGACTGAAGCCGAAGCCCGGCAGCGCTTGTCCAAGGAGCCTCCGGCAGCGCTTGCTTCCCGCCGGCCCAAGCTGACCCTCACGATGATCGTCAAGAATGAAGGCACCAGGTTCCTGCGCCAGGTGCTCGAGGAGCACCGCAAGTATATCGATGAGGCCGTCATTATCGACGACGCAAGCACAGATAATACAGCCGATATCTGCCGCGAGGCTCTTGAGGGGATTCCGCTCCACCTGATACACAACCCTGTCTCCCGCTTCCATAATGAATCAGAGCTGCGCAAGCAGCAGTGGGAGGCAGTGGTTAAGACCCGTCCGGAGTGGATTCTTAATCTGGACGGAGATGAGCTGTTCGAATCATGTTTTCCAGAGGAGGTAGACTCCCTGCTGCGGACAGCAGATTGCGACTTATTCTGCTTCCGGCTCTACGACTTCTGGGATGAGGCAAGTTACCGTGAGGATATGTACTGGAAGGCCCACCAGAGTTACCGCCCGTTCCTGCTTCGTTACCGGGAAGACTTCACCTATGCCTGGAATGATCTGCCGCAGCACTGCGGGCGGCTGCCAGAGAATATCTTCGAGCTGTCCCATCAGTTAAGCAATCTGCGCCTGAAGCATCTTGGCTGGTCGAAGCCGGAATTCCGGCTGGAGAAGTATCTGCGTTATATGCTGCTGGACCCGGATGCCGAGTACGGCTGGAAGGAGCAGTATCAGTCTATCCTTGACCCGAAGCCCCGGCTGGTGCCCTGGAGCGAATAG
- a CDS encoding SDR family oxidoreductase — MKKIICITGASSGIGLATALKFANEGWTVYAGTRHLEREQELYRDVADLQFVELEVTQPESIQQVIDRIEAEQGRLDVLFCNAGYGYLRALGQAPFPEIEDVFNTNVYGVMHTIRAALPLLQKTGYGHIVATSSVGGLVGQPMNEVYCASKFAVEGLLESLATYYKPQFNIDITLLEPGAIATEFNSTVMGHVASTGGVLEDEYKPILDAYRAAFLERNVEPQSAESVAEVMWELVQLETKPLRLRTSERAEEFVLRKVSTDPTGLEGVLSTRKIQLNM; from the coding sequence ATGAAAAAAATAATCTGTATCACCGGAGCATCCTCCGGTATTGGCCTTGCCACCGCACTGAAATTCGCTAATGAAGGCTGGACCGTCTACGCCGGAACCCGCCATCTGGAGCGCGAACAGGAGCTGTACCGTGATGTAGCGGATCTACAGTTCGTAGAGCTTGAGGTGACACAGCCGGAGAGTATTCAGCAGGTTATAGACCGGATAGAAGCGGAGCAAGGTAGGCTGGATGTATTATTCTGCAATGCAGGATACGGATACCTGAGAGCGCTCGGACAGGCACCGTTCCCTGAGATCGAGGATGTCTTCAACACCAACGTGTACGGGGTAATGCATACGATCCGGGCTGCACTGCCGCTGCTGCAAAAGACTGGCTACGGCCATATTGTGGCGACCTCCAGTGTCGGCGGACTGGTCGGGCAACCGATGAACGAGGTCTACTGCGCCAGCAAGTTCGCGGTGGAAGGGCTGCTGGAGAGTCTGGCGACCTATTACAAGCCGCAGTTCAACATCGATATCACGCTGCTTGAGCCGGGGGCAATCGCCACGGAATTCAATTCAACCGTAATGGGGCATGTCGCCAGCACCGGCGGTGTTCTCGAGGATGAGTACAAGCCGATTCTGGATGCCTACAGAGCAGCATTCCTGGAGCGGAATGTGGAGCCGCAGAGTGCAGAATCCGTAGCGGAGGTGATGTGGGAGCTGGTACAGCTTGAGACCAAGCCGCTGCGCCTGCGCACCTCGGAGCGGGCCGAAGAATTCGTTCTCCGCAAGGTCAGCACCGACCCTACCGGACTGGAAGGCGTACTAAGCACGCGGAAAATCCAGTTAAATATGTAA
- a CDS encoding AI-2E family transporter, producing MEVLKRYIANLTVRRFLILALIGLLLYSIRDMLNLVLLTFLIAYVMNSFQVLLSRRIGKFVKVNSKVIIIALYLALISMIVLALVKYLPKVFSQIKQLTAFLGTLTSEDIPQNQIMQYLFNMVKELNYQSYLNQGIEYVFKISNWGTTFVLATILSLVFILEKNRIVSFTSRLRDSKISWFYVELEYFGRKFISSFGKVIEAQILIALFNTLFTVVGLWVLGFFFEPFPYLFALSIMIFMLSLIPVVGFVISLIPLCIIGYNTGGLALTINILVMIAILHVIEGYFLNPKLMSSKMNLPMFYTLVVLLFSEHYIGVWGLILGIPIFVFFLDILDISRDNKPSLE from the coding sequence ATGGAAGTACTCAAGCGTTATATCGCCAATTTAACAGTCCGGCGCTTCTTGATTTTGGCACTGATTGGACTGCTGCTGTACAGCATTAGAGACATGCTCAATCTGGTGCTGCTGACGTTCCTGATCGCTTATGTGATGAACAGCTTCCAGGTATTGCTCAGCAGACGGATCGGCAAATTCGTGAAGGTGAACAGTAAGGTTATCATCATTGCATTGTATCTGGCGCTGATTAGCATGATCGTCCTGGCACTCGTGAAATATCTGCCTAAGGTGTTCTCGCAGATTAAGCAATTAACTGCATTTCTGGGCACACTAACCTCCGAGGATATTCCGCAGAACCAGATTATGCAGTATTTATTCAATATGGTCAAGGAGCTTAACTACCAGAGCTATTTGAATCAAGGCATCGAATACGTATTCAAAATTAGCAACTGGGGAACCACCTTCGTCCTGGCTACGATCCTAAGCCTCGTCTTCATCCTGGAGAAGAACAGAATTGTCAGCTTCACCTCCCGTCTGAGAGACAGCAAGATATCCTGGTTCTATGTCGAGCTGGAGTATTTCGGCCGGAAATTCATTTCCTCCTTTGGTAAGGTGATTGAGGCTCAGATCTTGATTGCGCTGTTCAATACCCTGTTTACGGTCGTTGGATTGTGGGTGCTGGGCTTCTTTTTCGAACCCTTCCCGTATCTCTTTGCCCTCTCCATCATGATCTTCATGCTCAGTCTGATCCCGGTCGTCGGCTTTGTCATTTCGCTGATTCCGTTATGTATCATCGGCTACAACACCGGCGGACTGGCGCTGACGATCAATATTCTGGTGATGATTGCCATTCTGCATGTCATTGAAGGCTACTTCCTGAATCCGAAGCTGATGTCCTCCAAAATGAACCTGCCGATGTTCTACACCCTAGTAGTACTGCTGTTCTCCGAGCATTATATCGGGGTATGGGGACTGATTCTCGGGATTCCGATCTTTGTCTTTTTCCTGGATATCCTGGATATCAGCCGGGACAATAAGCCTTCACTGGAATGA